The following are from one region of the Moritella sp. 24 genome:
- the pepN gene encoding aminopeptidase N, whose protein sequence is MTVQPNAKHLKDYTAPNYFIDSIDLDFDLHDTKTKVVSINKVRRSGNHNDPLILDGVDLTLLSVAIDGHNIDNYLVKDNQLIISDLPPECVLIIETEVNPQANTSLEGLYKSADAFCTQCESEGFRKITYYLDRPDVLAVFSTKITADKAAFPYLLSNGNSVDSGDLDNGRHWVQWRDPYPKPAYLFALVAGDFDVLRDNYITTSGRDVKLELFVDKGNLNRGHHAVESLKNSMKWDEDRFGLEYDLDVYMIVAVDFFNMGAMENKGLNVFNSKYVLADAASATDVDYLGIEAVIGHEYFHNWTGNRITCRDWFQLSLKEGLTVFRDQEFSSDLGSRAVNRIQNVKVLRSAQFPEDAGPMAHPIRPASVIEMNNFYTATVYNKGAEVIRMIHTLLGEQNFRAGMDLYFERHDGQAVTCDDFVASMQDASGVDLTLFKNWYSQSGTPQVTVTDNYDAKSNTYTLSMQQHTPITADQKVKQILHIPVDIELLDEQGNKIELTSEGKPVHHVLNLTEKQQDFVFENVTSAPTPSLFREFSAPVKLNYAYTNEQLTMLMVHASNDFARWDASQLLINKHVVENVARVHDKQPLELPTVFGQAFADLVKNVELDPALKAEMLQFPSTNSLMGLFDEVDVDALLTVSAFIKSEMATSVAETCTAIYAAMPKRAYEVEHTHIAQRSLKNVCLEYISLAGIADVNALVLAQFEQSDNMTDTMGAISAANKAQLPCLQTMLSTFETNWAHDGLVMDKWFVQIGVSPSEDCLSVVKDTLNHGSFSLANPNRTRSLIGSFSALNTKAFHAIDGSGYVFLTDILCQLNSSNPQVASRLITPLIEFKKFDSVRQELMKEQLIRLSKIDGLAADLFEKIDRALA, encoded by the coding sequence ATGACAGTTCAGCCGAATGCCAAGCATTTAAAAGATTACACTGCGCCAAATTATTTCATCGACAGTATCGATCTTGATTTTGATCTTCACGACACAAAAACAAAAGTAGTTTCTATTAACAAGGTACGCCGTAGTGGTAATCATAATGACCCACTGATTCTTGATGGTGTTGACCTTACTTTATTATCAGTTGCTATTGATGGCCACAATATTGATAACTATTTAGTTAAAGATAACCAACTGATTATTTCAGATTTACCACCAGAATGTGTATTGATCATTGAAACAGAAGTAAACCCGCAAGCAAACACAAGTTTGGAAGGATTGTATAAATCTGCTGATGCATTTTGTACACAGTGTGAGTCTGAAGGTTTCAGAAAAATCACCTATTATTTAGACCGCCCAGATGTACTTGCTGTATTCAGTACTAAGATCACGGCAGATAAAGCTGCATTCCCTTATTTATTATCGAATGGTAATAGCGTTGATAGTGGTGACTTAGATAATGGTCGTCATTGGGTTCAATGGCGTGACCCTTATCCAAAACCAGCGTATTTATTTGCGTTAGTTGCGGGTGATTTTGATGTATTAAGAGATAACTACATCACCACATCAGGTCGTGATGTAAAGTTAGAGCTATTTGTAGATAAAGGTAATTTAAACCGTGGTCACCATGCTGTTGAATCGTTAAAAAATTCAATGAAGTGGGATGAAGACCGCTTTGGTTTAGAGTATGACCTTGATGTATATATGATTGTAGCTGTTGATTTCTTTAACATGGGCGCAATGGAAAATAAGGGACTTAACGTATTCAACTCTAAATATGTGTTAGCGGATGCAGCAAGTGCAACAGACGTTGATTATTTAGGTATTGAAGCCGTTATTGGTCATGAATATTTCCATAACTGGACAGGTAACCGTATTACTTGTCGAGATTGGTTCCAATTAAGTTTAAAAGAAGGTTTAACGGTTTTCCGTGACCAAGAATTTAGTTCAGATCTGGGTTCTCGTGCCGTTAACCGTATTCAAAACGTGAAAGTATTGCGTTCAGCGCAGTTCCCTGAAGATGCAGGTCCAATGGCGCATCCAATTCGCCCAGCTTCTGTGATTGAAATGAATAATTTCTATACAGCGACTGTTTATAACAAGGGCGCTGAAGTTATTCGCATGATTCACACGCTACTTGGTGAGCAGAATTTCCGTGCGGGTATGGATCTATACTTCGAGCGTCATGATGGCCAAGCGGTAACGTGTGATGATTTTGTTGCATCAATGCAAGATGCATCAGGTGTTGATCTGACTTTATTTAAAAATTGGTATTCGCAATCTGGAACACCACAAGTAACTGTAACTGATAATTATGATGCTAAAAGCAATACATACACATTATCAATGCAGCAACATACGCCGATCACTGCGGATCAAAAAGTAAAACAAATATTACACATTCCTGTTGATATTGAATTACTTGACGAGCAGGGTAATAAAATTGAATTAACCAGCGAAGGTAAGCCTGTTCATCATGTATTAAACCTGACTGAAAAGCAGCAGGATTTTGTATTTGAAAATGTAACATCGGCACCAACACCAAGCCTATTCAGAGAGTTTTCTGCACCTGTTAAGCTTAACTATGCTTATACAAATGAACAGCTTACGATGTTAATGGTTCATGCAAGTAATGACTTTGCTCGTTGGGATGCATCACAATTATTGATTAACAAGCATGTTGTTGAAAATGTAGCGCGAGTTCATGATAAGCAGCCACTTGAATTACCGACTGTTTTTGGACAAGCGTTTGCTGATTTAGTGAAGAACGTTGAACTTGATCCTGCTTTAAAAGCTGAAATGCTTCAGTTCCCATCAACGAATAGCCTTATGGGATTATTCGATGAAGTCGATGTTGATGCGTTACTGACTGTATCTGCCTTTATTAAATCAGAAATGGCGACGAGTGTAGCGGAAACATGTACAGCAATTTATGCTGCAATGCCTAAGCGCGCTTACGAAGTTGAACATACGCATATTGCCCAGCGTTCACTGAAAAACGTTTGTCTTGAGTATATTTCTCTTGCAGGGATCGCAGATGTTAATGCATTGGTGCTAGCACAGTTTGAACAGTCAGATAACATGACCGATACAATGGGTGCAATAAGTGCAGCAAATAAAGCACAATTGCCTTGTTTACAAACAATGTTATCAACCTTTGAAACGAACTGGGCGCATGATGGCTTAGTGATGGACAAGTGGTTTGTACAAATTGGTGTTAGCCCGAGTGAAGACTGCCTGTCGGTTGTGAAAGACACATTAAACCATGGTAGTTTTTCTTTAGCGAATCCAAATCGTACACGTTCATTAATCGGTAGTTTTTCTGCGTTAAACACAAAAGCATTTCATGCGATAGACGGCAGTGGTTATGTTTTCTTAACTGATATTTTATGTCAACTGAATAGCAGTAACCCGCAAGTAGCTTCTCGATTAATTACACCGCTTATTGAGTTTAAGAAATTTGATTCAGTACGTCAGGAATTAATGAAAGAACAACTGATCCGTTTAAGTAAAATTGATGGCCTGGCTGCCGATTTGTTTGAAAAAATAGATCGTGCTCTAGCTTAG
- a CDS encoding NAD-glutamate dehydrogenase yields the protein MLNKTPIPVLLENVISLVKTKVDVKNNTLVEQFVTALYAGMRQEDLSTRSDSDLYCAAISLWNRLNSSNNSGPDICVYNPEISSNGWQSTHTIVEIIVPDSPFLTESVMMALSRLGVISHLMLHQPIALKRDVEGRVNKILTNPKNAKNFTSETVFLIEIDRQSESSKLDAISAELNSVLNEVALAVGDWSPMQDKLTSVIELLSSRPKQKGIDYSDTLKFLKWLCDHNFTLLGYRHYDIEAIKGDYVITPDCDSSLGIMKNSVNNQGYRLANLSTDARREVLSQNTLILTKSDAKSRVHRPANIDYIGIKLFDENNNVIGEERFIGLYASSIYNSSAIDIPLISDKIKRVLVASGYNPANHSYKALLNILETYPRDEIIQSSEADILHCALGVLHMQDRDQVKLFVRKDLFGRYYSCMVYVTKERYNTRLRQKTQQVLADYLGSDKEVEFNTYFSEGNMARTHYLVHVDQNDKEMTVNISDIEQNLSEAAKSWDDKFKTAIVSHYGEEKGRYLSEQYGHAFPQSYKEHVLPNSAVADIIKLETLSAEHKLEMIFYRAQEEEHDSNHVRLKLFHKDHPIHLSDVLPMLENMGLKVLGETPFKVKTADGTVYWVLDFTMLYTGDNVLDTTERSADFMSTFHQVWENRLENDGFNKLVLKTNLSGRQISVLRAYAKYMRQIGNNFSQVYIENTLASLPELANSLYCYFHQKFAMDQGEIDSLDIIANFESKLEQVNNLDDDRIIRRFIDLITATSRTNFYQIDQKSKKANQNKVYVSFKFESALIPDMPLPLPKFEVFVYSPQVEGVHLRGGKVARGGLRWSDRREDFRTEVLGLVKAQQVKNTVIVPVGAKGGFVCKQVQPSHSRDEVFNIGKECYRTFIRGLLDITDNIVDGELVHPQNVRFYDEDDSYLVVAADKGTATFSDIANEISDEYNFWLGDAFASGGSVGYDHKKMGITAKGAWESVKRHFREMGINCQEEEFTCIAVGDMAGDVFGNGMLLSKSTKLIAAFNHMHIFIDPNPDCATSYAERDRLFNLPRSSWTDYDRSIMSKGSGIFLRSAKAITLTPEIKKMLGTTVSLMTPTDLIKAILTSQADLLWNGGIGTYVKAVSETNNDVGDRANDHVRINGNELNVKIVGEGGNLGCTQLGRIEYAKKGGRINSDFIDNVGGVDCSDNEVNIKILLNSIVSNGDLTRKQRNELLYSMTDEVSEIVLNNAYQQTLSVSVTKTRAAEQLKEHIRFIQSLERSGKLNRQLEFLPSEDELAERLAKNEGLSRPELAVLLAYAKMQLKEQLNCPEVYEDEFLSKLLITAFPQLLQDKYKDQMQQHPLRNEIIATQLANDIINDMGLNFVGRMEDETGASVVEIAKCFVISKHVIGMENLRNVVTGLDNELDSETQLDMLFESRRYIRRATCWLVRYRDRNMSIAETIAFYKPIYEGMKEDTEQVLGDAEKEKQNGRIQGLVDKSVPADIANEIVHQNTLFSAFDIADVCKQHQVPLSLVQHIFFSLGNKLQLHDFMHQINLQPVANHWQALARAAFREELALQQRSLTSVVLSTCSSTGKCDIIIDEWLSDHDALVVRWLQMLADFNMSSSHEFAKFSVALRELNLLHLSCRNAS from the coding sequence ATGTTGAATAAAACGCCTATTCCTGTGTTATTGGAAAACGTGATCAGCCTTGTAAAGACAAAAGTAGATGTAAAAAATAATACATTGGTTGAGCAGTTTGTCACTGCGTTATATGCTGGAATGAGGCAAGAAGATCTTTCTACGCGTAGCGATAGTGATCTGTATTGTGCTGCAATTAGTTTATGGAATCGATTAAACAGCAGTAACAATAGCGGCCCTGATATTTGTGTTTATAACCCTGAAATTAGTTCAAATGGTTGGCAGTCAACACATACGATTGTAGAAATCATCGTACCTGACTCACCATTTTTGACTGAATCTGTAATGATGGCGTTATCTCGACTTGGCGTAATCTCGCATTTGATGTTACATCAGCCAATTGCATTAAAACGAGATGTAGAAGGCCGTGTAAATAAAATTTTAACGAATCCTAAAAATGCAAAAAATTTCACTTCTGAAACTGTATTTTTAATTGAAATCGATCGTCAGTCAGAAAGCAGCAAATTAGATGCGATTAGTGCAGAGTTGAATTCTGTATTAAATGAAGTTGCTTTAGCTGTTGGTGATTGGTCTCCGATGCAAGATAAATTAACGTCTGTTATTGAACTGTTATCTTCGCGACCGAAACAAAAAGGTATCGATTATTCAGATACGCTTAAATTCTTAAAATGGTTATGCGACCATAATTTCACTTTACTGGGCTATCGTCACTACGATATTGAAGCAATCAAAGGCGATTACGTGATTACGCCTGATTGCGATTCAAGCCTGGGTATCATGAAGAACTCAGTCAACAATCAAGGCTACCGTTTAGCTAATTTGTCTACAGATGCAAGACGTGAAGTATTATCACAAAACACGCTGATCTTAACGAAGAGTGATGCAAAGTCTCGTGTACATAGACCCGCTAATATTGATTATATCGGCATTAAACTATTTGATGAAAATAATAATGTGATTGGTGAAGAGCGATTTATTGGTTTATATGCATCATCGATATACAACAGTAGTGCAATCGACATTCCACTGATTAGCGACAAAATTAAACGAGTACTTGTTGCATCGGGTTATAACCCTGCAAACCACTCGTATAAAGCGTTACTTAATATTCTAGAAACGTACCCACGTGATGAAATTATTCAATCTAGCGAAGCTGATATTTTACACTGTGCGTTAGGTGTTCTGCATATGCAGGATCGTGATCAAGTTAAACTTTTTGTACGTAAAGACTTATTCGGTCGTTATTACTCTTGCATGGTATACGTGACGAAAGAGCGCTACAACACGCGTTTACGTCAAAAAACACAGCAAGTATTAGCGGACTATTTAGGTAGCGACAAAGAAGTTGAGTTTAATACGTATTTCTCTGAAGGTAATATGGCTAGAACACATTATCTTGTGCATGTTGATCAAAATGATAAAGAAATGACAGTGAATATTTCAGACATTGAACAAAACCTAAGTGAAGCGGCGAAGTCTTGGGATGATAAGTTTAAAACTGCGATTGTAAGCCATTACGGTGAAGAAAAAGGGCGTTACTTATCTGAGCAGTATGGTCATGCTTTCCCGCAATCATACAAAGAGCATGTACTACCAAACTCTGCTGTTGCTGACATCATTAAATTAGAAACGTTATCAGCTGAACATAAGCTTGAAATGATCTTCTATCGTGCACAAGAAGAAGAGCATGATTCTAATCACGTACGTTTAAAATTATTCCATAAAGATCATCCAATTCACTTATCAGATGTACTACCTATGTTAGAAAACATGGGCCTGAAAGTATTGGGTGAAACACCATTTAAAGTAAAAACAGCTGACGGTACTGTATATTGGGTACTTGATTTTACCATGCTTTATACGGGTGATAATGTACTTGATACTACGGAACGTAGTGCTGATTTCATGTCTACCTTCCATCAGGTATGGGAAAATCGTTTAGAAAATGATGGTTTTAACAAACTTGTATTAAAGACTAACCTTTCTGGACGCCAGATTTCAGTATTACGTGCTTATGCTAAATACATGCGTCAGATTGGTAACAACTTTAGCCAAGTGTATATTGAAAATACACTGGCGTCGTTACCTGAGTTAGCAAATAGTTTATATTGCTATTTCCATCAGAAATTCGCGATGGACCAAGGCGAAATCGATAGCTTAGACATCATTGCAAACTTTGAAAGCAAACTTGAACAAGTTAACAACTTAGATGATGACCGGATTATTCGTCGCTTTATTGACTTGATTACCGCGACATCGCGTACTAACTTCTATCAAATCGATCAGAAGTCTAAAAAAGCAAATCAGAATAAGGTTTACGTCTCATTCAAATTTGAATCAGCTTTAATACCTGATATGCCATTACCATTACCTAAATTTGAGGTGTTTGTTTATTCACCACAGGTTGAAGGTGTACATCTACGTGGCGGTAAAGTAGCGCGTGGTGGTCTTCGTTGGTCTGACCGTCGTGAAGATTTCCGTACTGAAGTTCTTGGTCTTGTTAAAGCACAGCAAGTTAAAAACACTGTGATTGTACCTGTTGGTGCAAAAGGTGGTTTTGTTTGTAAACAAGTGCAACCAAGCCACAGCCGTGATGAAGTATTTAATATTGGTAAAGAGTGTTACCGTACATTTATTCGTGGTCTGCTTGATATTACAGATAACATTGTTGACGGTGAACTTGTTCACCCACAAAACGTTCGTTTCTACGATGAAGATGATTCATATTTAGTTGTTGCAGCCGATAAAGGTACAGCTACATTCTCTGATATCGCGAACGAAATCAGTGATGAATATAACTTCTGGTTAGGTGATGCATTTGCATCAGGTGGCTCAGTGGGTTATGACCATAAGAAAATGGGTATTACTGCTAAAGGCGCTTGGGAATCTGTTAAGCGTCATTTCCGTGAAATGGGTATTAACTGCCAAGAAGAAGAGTTTACGTGTATCGCAGTTGGCGACATGGCGGGTGACGTATTTGGTAACGGTATGTTGTTATCAAAAAGTACCAAGCTAATCGCTGCATTCAACCACATGCATATCTTTATTGATCCAAACCCAGATTGTGCAACAAGTTATGCAGAACGTGATCGTTTATTCAACCTACCGCGTTCTAGCTGGACGGATTATGATCGTTCTATCATGTCTAAAGGCAGTGGTATTTTCTTACGCTCGGCAAAAGCGATTACGCTAACACCTGAGATTAAGAAGATGCTTGGTACAACAGTATCATTGATGACACCAACGGATTTGATTAAAGCGATCCTAACGTCACAAGCTGATTTACTTTGGAATGGCGGTATCGGTACTTACGTTAAAGCAGTATCAGAAACTAATAATGATGTAGGTGATCGTGCGAATGATCATGTACGTATTAACGGTAATGAGCTTAATGTTAAGATCGTAGGCGAGGGGGGTAACTTAGGTTGTACACAACTAGGCCGTATCGAATACGCTAAAAAAGGTGGTCGTATTAATAGTGACTTCATTGATAATGTGGGCGGCGTAGATTGCTCAGATAATGAAGTAAATATTAAGATCTTACTTAACAGCATCGTAAGTAATGGTGATTTAACGCGTAAACAACGTAATGAATTACTTTATTCGATGACAGATGAAGTGTCGGAAATCGTATTGAATAATGCTTACCAGCAAACATTATCAGTATCTGTTACAAAAACGCGTGCAGCTGAGCAATTGAAAGAACATATTCGCTTTATTCAATCGTTAGAGCGCAGTGGTAAGTTGAACCGTCAACTTGAGTTTTTACCAAGTGAAGATGAATTAGCAGAGCGTCTAGCGAAGAACGAAGGTTTATCACGTCCTGAACTTGCTGTGCTGCTTGCTTATGCAAAAATGCAATTGAAAGAGCAGTTAAACTGTCCTGAAGTATATGAAGATGAATTTTTATCTAAATTACTTATCACTGCATTCCCGCAGTTGTTACAAGATAAATATAAAGATCAGATGCAGCAGCATCCGTTAAGAAATGAAATCATTGCAACACAACTTGCAAACGATATTATTAACGACATGGGATTAAACTTTGTTGGTCGCATGGAAGATGAAACAGGCGCGAGTGTCGTTGAAATAGCTAAGTGCTTTGTTATCAGTAAACATGTTATTGGGATGGAAAATTTACGTAATGTTGTAACTGGGTTAGATAACGAACTCGATTCTGAAACACAGTTAGATATGTTATTTGAAAGCCGTCGTTATATTCGCCGTGCAACATGTTGGTTGGTTCGTTACCGTGACCGTAACATGAGCATCGCGGAAACTATTGCCTTCTACAAACCTATCTATGAAGGAATGAAAGAAGATACTGAGCAAGTACTTGGTGATGCTGAAAAAGAAAAACAAAACGGCCGTATCCAAGGTCTGGTTGATAAATCAGTACCAGCAGATATTGCAAATGAGATTGTGCATCAAAATACACTATTCTCTGCTTTCGATATTGCAGATGTATGTAAACAGCATCAGGTTCCACTGTCGCTAGTACAGCATATCTTCTTCTCGTTAGGTAACAAACTACAGTTACACGACTTCATGCATCAAATTAACTTGCAACCGGTTGCTAACCATTGGCAAGCATTAGCAAGAGCTGCTTTCCGTGAAGAGCTTGCTCTGCAACAACGTAGCTTAACATCAGTGGTGTTATCTACTTGTTCATCAACGGGTAAATGCGATATAATCATTGACGAATGGTTATCTGATCATGATGCGCTTGTTGTTCGTTGGCTGCAAATGTTGGCTGATTTTAATATGAGTTCTTCGCATGAATTTGCTAAATTCTCAGTTGCGTTACGTGAATTGAATTTACTTCATTTAAGCTGCCGTAATGCGAGCTAA
- the pyrD gene encoding quinone-dependent dihydroorotate dehydrogenase — protein MLYRIAREFLFMQDPEVVHEMTIKGLKLTGSTPLSCLYSQKLPSKPVTVMGLTFDNPVGLAAGLDKNGESIDAFAAMGFGFIEVGTVTPRPQSGNEKPRIFRIVKSEAIINRMGFNNEGVDALVENVKRANYKGILGINIGKNKDTPIEKGNEDYLICMDKVYQHASYIAINISSPNTPGLRTLQYGEALDELLSCLKERQAELTKIHEQYVPLAVKIAPDLTDDELAQVAASLVKYKMDGVIATNTTLDRTLVHDMPHASEAGGLSGRPVQNASTEIVRKLAVLLDGQLPIIGVGGIDSVVAAKEKFVAGAELVQVYSGFIYKGPKLVKNIVKSL, from the coding sequence ATGTTATATCGTATTGCACGTGAATTTTTGTTTATGCAAGACCCAGAAGTAGTGCATGAAATGACAATCAAAGGGTTAAAATTAACTGGCTCTACTCCTTTAAGTTGCTTATATTCGCAGAAATTACCGAGCAAACCAGTTACTGTAATGGGACTGACGTTTGACAACCCAGTTGGCTTAGCGGCGGGTTTAGATAAAAATGGTGAAAGCATTGATGCTTTTGCTGCAATGGGCTTTGGCTTTATTGAAGTGGGTACCGTGACTCCACGTCCACAGTCGGGTAATGAAAAGCCACGTATATTCCGAATTGTAAAATCGGAAGCAATCATTAATCGCATGGGTTTTAACAATGAAGGTGTTGATGCACTTGTTGAAAACGTAAAAAGAGCGAATTATAAAGGTATCTTAGGTATCAACATTGGCAAAAATAAAGACACGCCAATCGAAAAGGGTAACGAAGACTACCTAATCTGTATGGATAAAGTTTACCAACACGCGTCTTACATCGCGATCAATATTTCATCTCCAAATACACCTGGATTACGTACACTGCAATACGGTGAAGCATTAGATGAATTATTAAGCTGTCTTAAAGAGCGCCAAGCAGAATTAACGAAAATACATGAACAATATGTGCCGTTAGCGGTTAAAATTGCACCAGATTTAACAGATGACGAATTAGCACAAGTTGCAGCTTCGTTAGTTAAATATAAAATGGACGGTGTTATCGCAACGAATACAACACTAGATAGAACATTAGTACATGATATGCCGCATGCTTCTGAAGCGGGTGGCTTAAGTGGACGTCCAGTGCAGAACGCAAGTACTGAAATTGTACGTAAACTAGCAGTATTACTTGATGGTCAGCTACCTATCATTGGTGTAGGCGGCATTGATTCGGTTGTTGCAGCAAAAGAGAAGTTTGTTGCGGGTGCAGAATTAGTACAAGTGTACAGTGGATTTATCTACAAGGGCCCTAAATTAGTTAAAAACATTGTAAAAAGTTTGTAA
- a CDS encoding cell division protein ZapC domain-containing protein: MLLEPSNKWYWQYDCASQFIVIQLSDGLAMSCQLERRNMNNLCKGRINFCAEDSSYYYYFLEALKDLPFSVPEKVQIALNAVTNLRFHKVKMPQSWFFDYHYSNESLSTGDVISLSFKDNYAAFIILEADERVSTCMLLETEAQLSDSKKLAKFDVIRVMNDRVKLQKKVINELSSDSFSYVQIMA, translated from the coding sequence ATGTTACTAGAACCAAGCAATAAGTGGTATTGGCAATACGACTGCGCAAGTCAATTCATCGTTATTCAATTATCTGATGGGCTTGCGATGTCTTGCCAATTAGAAAGACGGAACATGAATAATTTGTGCAAAGGCCGGATTAACTTTTGCGCAGAAGATTCAAGCTATTATTACTATTTCTTAGAGGCCCTCAAAGATTTACCCTTTAGTGTGCCTGAAAAAGTACAAATAGCATTGAATGCGGTGACTAACTTACGCTTTCATAAAGTGAAAATGCCGCAGAGCTGGTTTTTCGATTATCATTATTCAAATGAATCACTGAGTACAGGTGATGTTATTAGCTTATCATTTAAAGATAATTACGCAGCATTCATTATTTTAGAAGCGGACGAACGCGTTTCTACATGTATGTTATTAGAAACTGAAGCCCAGCTTTCTGATTCTAAAAAATTAGCTAAGTTTGATGTAATTCGTGTAATGAACGACCGCGTTAAATTACAAAAGAAAGTTATAAATGAGTTATCTAGTGATTCATTTTCCTACGTTCAGATCATGGCGTAG